From Pseudomonas sp. B21-028, one genomic window encodes:
- a CDS encoding peptidylprolyl isomerase, whose protein sequence is MSKVKLTTNHGDIVLELNAEKAPKTVANFIEYVKKGHYENVVFHRVIKGFMIQGGGFEPGMQEKKDKSPSIQNEADNGLPNKKYSIAMARTMDPHSASAQFFINASDNSFLNHTAKTAQGWGYAVFGEVIEGKDVVDKIEGVATTSKAGHQDVPKDDVIIEKAEIIE, encoded by the coding sequence ATGAGCAAAGTCAAACTGACCACCAACCACGGCGACATCGTCCTGGAACTGAACGCCGAGAAGGCGCCGAAGACCGTTGCCAACTTCATTGAGTACGTCAAGAAGGGTCACTACGAGAACGTCGTGTTCCACCGTGTGATCAAGGGCTTCATGATCCAGGGCGGTGGTTTCGAGCCTGGCATGCAGGAAAAGAAGGACAAGAGCCCGAGCATCCAGAACGAAGCCGACAACGGCCTGCCGAACAAGAAATACTCCATCGCCATGGCGCGCACCATGGATCCGCATTCGGCATCGGCCCAGTTCTTCATCAACGCCAGCGACAACAGCTTCCTCAACCACACCGCCAAGACCGCCCAGGGCTGGGGTTATGCCGTGTTCGGTGAAGTGATCGAAGGCAAGGACGTGGTCGACAAGATCGAAGGCGTTGCCACCACCTCCAAGGCCGGCCACCAGGACGTGCCGAAGGATGACGTGATCATCGAGAAAGCCGAGATCATTGAGTGA
- a CDS encoding UDP-2,3-diacylglucosamine diphosphatase: MILLISDLHLEEERPDITRAFLDLLATRARSAQALYILGDFFEAWIGDDAMTPFQRSICQALRELSDSGTAIFLMHGNRDFMLGQAFCKAAGCTLIKDPSVVQFNGEPVLLMHGDSLCTRDEGYMKLRRWLRSPVTLFILRHLPLGSRQKLARKLRSESTTQVRMKANDIVDVTPEEIPRIMQQYGVKTLIHGHTHRPAIHKLQLGEQAARRIVLGDWDKQGWALQVDEQGFALAPFGFAPPPLLAAPTD, from the coding sequence GTGATCCTACTGATTTCAGATCTGCATCTGGAAGAGGAGCGCCCGGACATCACCCGGGCGTTTCTGGATTTACTCGCCACCCGCGCCCGCTCGGCGCAGGCGTTGTACATTCTCGGCGACTTTTTCGAAGCGTGGATCGGCGACGATGCCATGACGCCGTTCCAGCGTTCCATCTGCCAGGCCCTGCGCGAACTGAGCGACAGCGGCACGGCCATTTTCCTGATGCATGGCAATCGCGACTTCATGCTGGGGCAAGCCTTCTGCAAAGCGGCCGGCTGCACCCTGATCAAGGACCCGAGTGTCGTGCAGTTCAATGGCGAACCGGTGCTGCTGATGCACGGCGACAGCCTCTGCACCCGCGACGAAGGCTACATGAAGCTGCGGCGCTGGCTGCGCAGCCCGGTCACGCTGTTCATCCTGCGGCACCTGCCACTGGGCAGTCGCCAGAAGCTGGCGCGCAAGCTGCGCAGTGAAAGCACGACCCAGGTGCGGATGAAAGCCAACGACATCGTCGACGTCACCCCCGAGGAAATTCCGCGGATCATGCAGCAATATGGCGTGAAGACCCTGATCCACGGCCACACCCACCGCCCCGCCATCCATAAGCTGCAACTCGGCGAACAGGCCGCCCGGCGCATCGTGCTGGGGGATTGGGACAAGCAGGGTTGGGCGTTGCAAGTAGATGAACAGGGGTTTGCGTTGGCGCCGTTTGGGTTTGCCCCGCCGCCCCTGCTGGCAGCCCCCACCGACTGA
- a CDS encoding DHA2 family efflux MFS transporter permease subunit: protein MSNNASFSPPSLLLSTIGLSLATFMQVLDTTIANVALPTISGNLGVSSEQGTWVITSFAVSNAIALPLTGWLSRRFGEVKLFLWATMLFVLASFLCGISTSMPELIGFRVLQGLVAGPLYPMTQTLLIAVYPPARRGMALALLAMVTVVAPIAGPILGGWITDSYSWPWIFFINVPIGIFAVMVVRQQLKARPVVTSYQPMDYVGLITLIIGVGALQVILDKGNDLDWFESNFIIIGALISLVALAVFVIWEMTDRHPVVNLRLFAYRNFRIGTIVLVGGYAGFFGINLILPQWLQTQMGYTATWAGLAVAPIGILPVLMSPFVGKYAHKFDLRLLAGLAFLAIGLSCFMRAGFTNEVDFQHIALVQLFMGIGVALFFMPTLSILMSDLPPHQIADGAGLATFLRTLGGSFAASLTTWIWIRRADQHHAYLSESISTFDPATREALNQLGGANPPAYAQLDHILTSQAYMLSTVDYFTLLGWAFMGLIVLVWLAKPPFAAKAGPAASGH from the coding sequence ATGAGCAATAACGCATCTTTCTCGCCGCCCAGCCTGTTGCTCAGTACCATCGGGCTGTCGCTGGCGACGTTCATGCAAGTGCTCGACACCACCATTGCCAACGTTGCCTTGCCGACCATTTCCGGCAATCTGGGCGTCAGCTCGGAGCAGGGCACCTGGGTGATCACTTCGTTCGCGGTGAGCAACGCCATCGCGCTCCCGTTGACCGGCTGGTTGAGCCGCCGGTTTGGCGAGGTGAAGCTGTTCTTATGGGCAACCATGCTGTTCGTGCTCGCGTCGTTCCTGTGCGGCATTTCCACCTCGATGCCGGAGCTGATCGGCTTCCGCGTGCTCCAGGGCCTGGTGGCCGGGCCGTTGTACCCGATGACCCAGACCCTGCTGATTGCCGTGTATCCGCCCGCCAGGCGAGGGATGGCCCTGGCGCTGCTGGCAATGGTCACGGTGGTGGCGCCGATTGCCGGGCCGATCCTGGGCGGTTGGATCACCGACAGCTACAGCTGGCCGTGGATCTTCTTCATCAACGTGCCCATCGGGATTTTCGCGGTGATGGTGGTACGCCAGCAGCTCAAGGCACGGCCGGTGGTGACCAGCTATCAGCCGATGGACTACGTCGGGTTGATCACGCTGATCATCGGCGTCGGCGCGCTCCAGGTGATTCTCGACAAGGGCAATGACCTGGATTGGTTCGAGTCGAATTTCATCATCATTGGCGCGCTGATTTCGCTGGTTGCCCTGGCGGTGTTCGTGATCTGGGAAATGACCGACCGTCATCCGGTGGTCAACCTCCGCTTGTTTGCCTATCGCAACTTTCGCATCGGCACCATCGTGCTGGTGGGCGGCTATGCCGGGTTCTTCGGCATCAACCTGATCCTGCCGCAATGGTTGCAGACCCAGATGGGCTACACCGCCACCTGGGCCGGGCTGGCCGTGGCGCCCATCGGCATCCTGCCGGTGTTGATGTCGCCCTTCGTCGGCAAGTACGCCCATAAATTCGACCTGCGGCTGCTAGCCGGCTTGGCGTTCCTGGCCATCGGCCTGAGCTGTTTCATGCGCGCCGGGTTCACCAATGAAGTGGACTTCCAGCACATTGCCCTGGTGCAACTGTTCATGGGAATCGGGGTGGCGCTGTTCTTCATGCCGACCTTGAGCATCCTGATGTCCGACCTGCCACCGCACCAGATTGCCGATGGCGCGGGGCTGGCGACATTCCTGCGGACCCTGGGGGGCAGCTTTGCCGCGTCCCTGACCACCTGGATCTGGATCCGCCGGGCGGACCAGCACCATGCCTACCTGAGCGAGAGCATCAGTACCTTCGACCCGGCCACCCGCGAGGCGCTCAACCAGCTCGGCGGCGCGAACCCGCCGGCCTATGCCCAGCTCGATCACATCCTCACCAGCCAGGCGTACATGCTCTCCACCGTGGACTACTTCACGCTGCTGGGCTGGGCGTTCATGGGCTTGATCGTGCTGGTGTGGCTGGCGAAGCCGCCGTTTGCGGCGAAGGCGGGGCCGGCGGCCAGCGGGCACTGA
- a CDS encoding efflux RND transporter periplasmic adaptor subunit yields MATAENTQASENQQDNNPRKRKVMLLALAVIVIFAGLGVWAWHELYGRWSENTDDAYVNGNVVEITPQVTGTVVSIGADDGDLVREGQVLVQFDPNDAEVGLQSAQANLARTVRQVRGLYSNVDGMRAQVNAQEAEVKKAQENYNRRRNLAAGGAISQEELSHARDDLTSAQNALANARQQLKTSSALVDDTVVSSHPDVQSAAAQLRQAYLNNARSTLIAPVTGYVAKRTVQLGQRVQPGTALMAVIPLDQLWIDANFKETQLRDMRIGQPVEIETDLYGSDVKYSGTVDSLGAGTGSAFALLPAQNATGNWIKIVQRVPVRIHVNAQELAKHPLRVGLSTEVSVNLRDQSGPVLAQQPPQKASFSTQVYDRQLADADAMITRLIHENSAAASKTAQR; encoded by the coding sequence ATGGCCACCGCAGAAAATACTCAAGCGTCCGAAAATCAACAGGACAACAACCCACGCAAGCGCAAGGTGATGCTGCTGGCGCTGGCGGTGATCGTCATTTTCGCCGGCCTCGGTGTCTGGGCCTGGCATGAGCTGTACGGTCGCTGGAGCGAAAATACTGACGATGCCTATGTGAACGGCAACGTGGTGGAAATCACTCCGCAGGTGACCGGCACGGTGGTGAGCATCGGTGCCGACGATGGTGACCTGGTGCGCGAAGGCCAGGTGCTGGTGCAGTTCGACCCGAACGACGCCGAGGTCGGCCTGCAAAGTGCCCAGGCCAACCTGGCCCGCACGGTCCGTCAGGTGCGTGGGTTGTACAGCAATGTCGACGGCATGCGCGCGCAGGTCAATGCGCAGGAGGCCGAAGTGAAAAAGGCCCAGGAGAACTACAACCGACGCCGTAACCTGGCGGCCGGCGGGGCGATTTCCCAGGAAGAACTGTCCCACGCCCGGGATGACCTGACCTCGGCGCAGAACGCCCTCGCCAATGCCCGGCAACAACTCAAGACGTCCAGCGCGTTGGTGGATGACACCGTGGTCTCGTCCCATCCCGACGTGCAGTCGGCCGCCGCGCAATTGCGCCAGGCCTACCTGAACAATGCCCGCAGCACCCTGATCGCACCGGTCACCGGTTATGTCGCCAAGCGCACCGTGCAACTGGGGCAACGGGTGCAGCCGGGCACGGCGCTGATGGCGGTGATTCCACTGGATCAGTTGTGGATCGATGCCAACTTCAAGGAAACCCAGCTGCGTGACATGCGCATCGGCCAGCCGGTGGAGATCGAAACCGACCTCTATGGCAGCGATGTGAAGTACAGCGGTACCGTTGACAGCCTCGGCGCGGGAACGGGCAGTGCGTTTGCCTTGCTGCCGGCGCAGAACGCCACCGGCAACTGGATCAAGATTGTCCAGCGGGTGCCGGTGCGCATTCATGTCAACGCCCAGGAGCTGGCCAAGCATCCGTTGCGGGTCGGGCTGTCCACCGAGGTCAGCGTCAACCTGCGCGATCAGAGCGGCCCGGTCCTGGCACAGCAACCTCCGCAGAAGGCCTCGTTCAGCACCCAGGTCTACGACCGCCAACTGGCCGATGCCGACGCGATGATCACGCGCCTGATTCACGAAAACAGCGCTGCCGCGAGCAAGACTGCGCAGCGTTGA
- a CDS encoding efflux transporter outer membrane subunit, translating into MKRKTLRTRLSLVLLAMSLAGCASYSGLKTEGVSLEAQNLKAGQSLNGVKLSPASWPKSDWWSSLGDPQLDGLIREALRDSPDMQIASARVHQASAAAYAANASRMPTLDASGSVSRSRLARDQDPAGQGGAYSTLRSLSVDFNYNFDLWGGQRAAWESALGQARAAEIDRQAAQLTLAADVARAYSDLGQAHIIHDLAAEDLKRTRQMLDLSKRRLTAGIDSEYQFQQTESLEASASATLIDAEKRLQSAKIALAVLLGKGPDRGNEIARPNVLQASAVALPSNLPAELLGRRPDLVAARWRVEAASKSIEAGKTNFYPNLNLSAAAGVQSLLGDAMFGSASRFFNVAPTVSLPIFDGGRLRADLDARDADYDLAVAQYNKSLVRALGDVSDTINQLRDISRQIGAQQHATEIAQSSYDTVVQRYGSGIGNYLDVLSIEQQLLQAQRQLATLNAEQIDLSIQLMQALGGGFETDTLASATAVSATPHN; encoded by the coding sequence ATGAAGCGTAAAACCTTGCGTACCCGGTTGAGCCTGGTGCTGCTGGCCATGAGCCTTGCGGGCTGTGCCAGCTACAGCGGCCTGAAGACCGAAGGCGTCAGCCTCGAGGCCCAGAACCTCAAGGCCGGACAATCCCTCAATGGCGTCAAGCTGTCGCCGGCTTCGTGGCCGAAAAGCGACTGGTGGTCCAGCCTGGGCGACCCGCAACTCGACGGCCTGATCCGTGAAGCCCTGCGCGACAGCCCGGACATGCAGATCGCCAGTGCCCGGGTGCATCAGGCCAGTGCCGCCGCCTACGCCGCCAACGCATCGCGCATGCCGACCCTGGATGCCAGCGGCAGCGTCAGCCGTTCGCGACTGGCTCGTGACCAGGACCCGGCGGGGCAGGGCGGTGCGTACAGCACCTTGCGTTCGCTGAGCGTGGATTTCAATTACAACTTCGACCTCTGGGGCGGCCAGCGGGCGGCCTGGGAGTCTGCGCTGGGCCAGGCCCGTGCAGCGGAAATCGACCGCCAGGCCGCGCAGTTGACCCTGGCCGCCGATGTGGCCCGGGCCTACAGCGACCTGGGGCAAGCCCACATCATTCATGACCTGGCCGCTGAAGACCTCAAGCGCACCCGGCAGATGCTCGACCTGAGCAAGCGTCGGCTCACTGCCGGGATCGACAGCGAGTACCAGTTCCAACAAACCGAAAGCCTGGAAGCCAGCGCGAGCGCGACGCTGATCGATGCGGAAAAGCGCCTGCAAAGCGCCAAGATCGCCTTGGCGGTGTTGCTGGGCAAAGGCCCGGATCGCGGCAATGAAATTGCCCGGCCCAACGTGCTGCAAGCCAGCGCCGTCGCGTTGCCGTCGAACCTGCCGGCCGAGTTGCTGGGGCGCCGCCCGGACCTGGTGGCGGCGCGCTGGCGGGTCGAGGCGGCGAGCAAGAGCATCGAAGCCGGCAAGACCAACTTCTACCCCAACCTCAACCTGAGCGCGGCGGCGGGGGTGCAGTCCTTGTTGGGTGACGCGATGTTCGGGTCGGCCAGCCGCTTCTTCAACGTGGCGCCGACAGTGTCGCTGCCGATTTTCGACGGCGGACGCCTGCGGGCGGACCTGGATGCCCGGGATGCCGACTATGACCTGGCGGTGGCGCAATACAACAAGAGCCTGGTCAGGGCTCTTGGGGATGTCAGCGACACCATCAACCAACTGCGCGATATCTCCCGACAGATCGGTGCCCAGCAACACGCTACCGAAATTGCCCAGAGTTCCTACGACACCGTGGTCCAGCGCTACGGCTCGGGCATCGGCAATTACCTGGACGTGCTGAGCATCGAGCAGCAACTGCTCCAGGCCCAGCGCCAACTGGCGACCCTGAACGCCGAGCAGATCGATTTGTCGATCCAATTGATGCAGGCCCTGGGCGGCGGTTTCGAGACCGACACCCTGGCCTCGGCCACGGCGGTTTCCGCCACGCCGCATAACTGA
- a CDS encoding MarR family winged helix-turn-helix transcriptional regulator: protein MKHFTPDEFHNCHLGLLLGRVALLKDRIIDTHMEPVGITAAQFKVLIIMAQHGIDTPAELCRYLSLDSGSMTRMLDRLEQKGFLARQRSVDDRRQVLLVLTDAGQALADRLPVIGADAMNQLAGAISREELQTLEQILKKILLAAGDPITVLRLGDK, encoded by the coding sequence ATGAAGCATTTCACTCCAGACGAATTTCACAATTGCCATCTCGGTCTGCTGCTCGGACGTGTCGCGCTGCTCAAAGACCGGATCATCGATACCCACATGGAACCCGTTGGCATCACGGCCGCGCAGTTCAAGGTGTTGATCATCATGGCCCAGCACGGTATCGACACGCCGGCCGAGCTGTGCCGTTACCTGTCCCTGGACAGTGGCTCGATGACACGGATGCTCGATCGCCTGGAACAGAAAGGTTTTCTCGCTCGCCAGCGGTCGGTGGATGACCGTCGGCAAGTACTGCTGGTGCTGACCGATGCCGGCCAGGCTCTGGCGGATCGCCTGCCGGTGATCGGCGCCGATGCCATGAACCAGTTGGCCGGCGCCATCAGCCGCGAGGAGTTGCAGACCCTCGAACAGATCCTCAAGAAAATATTGCTCGCCGCCGGTGATCCCATCACCGTGTTGCGACTGGGGGACAAATGA
- a CDS encoding translocation/assembly module TamB domain-containing protein, which translates to MSRGLKRTLLALAGVLALVVLTLGTLLGTQPGSRWMLGLVPGLSVENFQGRLGGQWSADQLLWQQDSRRVELDGLIFAWSPLCLARMTLCIEQLKVDKASVQLPPSVDAPSSGPIALPDLDLPVAIELGEVQIGSLLFNGSEQLKGLQLVAHWTAAGLQIDSVQLQRDELSLKLSGLLKPAGNWPLKAQGQLTLPAPGDTPWTLDLTVDGDLLETLNLNADSSGYLQGRLTGELQPLADNLPAKVRITADGFKASADLPDTLLLNQLELTGEGDLKNGYQLLGKATLPAEQGPVALALQGKVDANGAQIAGVDLNAGDRQSLNVTGQLDWREGLSADAKIAWLDFPWHRLYPLIDEPQVTLRSFNGEVSYTDGRYLGHFQAALDGPAGAFSLGSPFSGDLTQIHLPQLQLAAGQGKAEGHLDLQFAEGIAWDTALDLSAINPAYWLGELPGTLAGPLRSKGSLKNGTLDLDADLDLKGKLRGQPALFQAKASGSGEQWNFSALDIRLGDNRINGSGTLQQKLTGQIDIKLARLAQLWPQLRGQLNGRIDVAGTLNAPQGKLGLQGTQLAFQDNRLQSLNLDATLDSAQRGKVDLKASDIRAGDTALGVLTLSGQGDIRQQKLNLSLQGPQLKTALGFDGALDQGNWRGRLSNGELQVGGQDWRLQAPAKLERLANGTLNFGAHCWRSGQASLCGEDQRLMPEPKLRYHLKQFPIESLAQWMPKDFAWQGRLNADLQLDLPASGPNGRVLVDASGGTLRIRDKEQWLDFPYQTLKLDSRLTPKRIDTNLNFVGARLGELMVQAQINPLPASKPLSGSFRLTGLDLSVARPFVPMVETLTGHLNGSGTLSGGLLAPQVNGSLVLSEGEVSGPELPVSLEDLQVRATIAGETVRLDGSWKSGKGGHGSLSGNMGWGEALSMNLALKGAQLPVTVEPYAVLEVAPDLNITLHGERLSIAGKVLVPKGEITVRELPPSTVKVSDDAVIVGHQTEEGKAPMAMAMDIDVIVGQEKLAFSGFGLTANVQGQVHIGDNMDTRGELWLNDGRYRAYGQRLTVRRARLLFAGPIDQPYLDIEAIRQTDDVIAGIRLSGSAEQPVTQIFSEPAMSQEQALSYLVLGRPLSTTGEDNNMLAQAALGLGLMGSSGVTTSLASDLGIQDFQLDTQGSGNTTSVVASGNLSEKLSLRYGVGVFEPANTIALRYKLSKKVYLEAASGVASSLDIFYKRDF; encoded by the coding sequence GTGAGTCGTGGTTTGAAGAGAACACTGCTGGCGCTCGCTGGGGTGCTGGCGTTGGTCGTGCTGACATTGGGCACCCTGCTGGGGACGCAGCCGGGCAGTCGCTGGATGCTGGGCCTGGTGCCGGGGTTGAGCGTTGAAAACTTCCAGGGGCGGTTGGGCGGACAGTGGAGCGCCGACCAACTCTTGTGGCAACAGGACAGCCGCCGCGTGGAGCTCGATGGGCTGATCTTCGCGTGGTCGCCGTTATGCCTGGCGCGCATGACCCTGTGCATCGAGCAGCTCAAGGTCGATAAGGCCAGCGTGCAATTGCCACCTTCTGTCGACGCGCCGAGCAGTGGTCCGATCGCGTTGCCGGACCTGGACTTGCCGGTCGCCATCGAGCTGGGCGAAGTGCAGATCGGCAGCCTGCTGTTCAATGGCAGCGAGCAGCTCAAGGGCTTGCAACTGGTTGCCCATTGGACCGCCGCGGGCTTGCAGATCGATTCGGTGCAATTGCAGCGTGACGAGTTGAGCCTGAAGCTTTCCGGGTTATTGAAGCCCGCAGGCAATTGGCCGCTGAAGGCCCAGGGGCAGTTGACATTGCCGGCCCCGGGCGACACGCCGTGGACGCTGGACCTGACCGTCGACGGCGACCTGCTCGAAACCCTCAACCTCAACGCCGACAGCAGCGGCTACCTGCAAGGTCGGCTGACCGGCGAGCTACAACCGTTGGCGGACAACCTGCCCGCCAAGGTGCGCATCACCGCCGACGGCTTCAAGGCCAGCGCCGATCTGCCGGATACGCTGCTGCTCAATCAGCTGGAGCTGACCGGTGAAGGCGACTTGAAAAACGGCTATCAACTGCTTGGCAAGGCCACGCTGCCCGCCGAGCAGGGGCCGGTGGCGTTGGCACTGCAAGGCAAGGTGGACGCCAATGGTGCGCAGATCGCTGGTGTGGACCTGAACGCCGGCGACCGGCAGAGCCTGAACGTGACCGGGCAGCTGGACTGGCGCGAAGGCCTGAGCGCCGATGCGAAAATCGCCTGGCTGGATTTCCCCTGGCATCGCCTCTATCCGCTGATCGACGAGCCGCAGGTGACGTTGCGCAGCTTCAACGGTGAAGTCTCCTACACCGACGGCCGGTACCTCGGTCATTTCCAGGCCGCGTTGGACGGCCCCGCCGGAGCCTTCAGCCTGGGCAGCCCGTTCAGCGGCGACCTGACGCAGATCCATTTGCCACAGCTCCAGCTCGCGGCGGGGCAAGGCAAGGCCGAAGGGCACCTGGACCTGCAATTTGCCGAGGGCATTGCCTGGGATACGGCGCTGGACCTGTCGGCCATCAACCCGGCCTACTGGCTCGGCGAACTGCCCGGCACCCTGGCCGGACCGCTGCGCAGCAAGGGATCGCTGAAAAATGGCACCCTCGACCTCGACGCGGACCTGGACCTCAAGGGCAAGTTGCGCGGCCAGCCGGCGCTGTTCCAGGCCAAGGCCAGCGGCAGCGGTGAGCAATGGAACTTCAGCGCGCTGGACATCCGCCTGGGGGACAATCGCATCAACGGCAGCGGCACCCTGCAACAGAAACTGACCGGCCAGATCGACATCAAGCTCGCGCGACTGGCTCAGCTCTGGCCGCAACTGCGCGGCCAGCTCAACGGCCGTATCGACGTGGCCGGGACCCTTAACGCTCCCCAAGGCAAGCTCGGCCTGCAAGGCACTCAGCTTGCCTTCCAGGACAATCGCCTGCAAAGCCTGAACCTGGACGCCACCCTCGACAGCGCGCAACGAGGCAAAGTCGATCTCAAGGCCAGCGACATCCGCGCCGGCGACACGGCATTGGGCGTGCTGACGCTCAGCGGCCAGGGGGATATCAGGCAGCAAAAGCTCAACCTGAGCTTGCAAGGGCCGCAACTGAAGACTGCCCTGGGGTTCGATGGCGCGCTGGATCAAGGCAACTGGCGCGGACGCCTGAGCAACGGCGAGTTGCAGGTCGGGGGCCAGGACTGGCGCCTGCAAGCCCCGGCGAAACTGGAACGCCTGGCCAACGGCACGCTCAATTTCGGCGCCCACTGCTGGCGTTCCGGCCAGGCCAGCCTGTGTGGCGAGGACCAGCGCCTGATGCCGGAGCCGAAGCTGCGCTATCACCTCAAGCAATTCCCCATTGAAAGTCTCGCCCAGTGGATGCCCAAGGACTTTGCCTGGCAGGGCCGGCTCAATGCCGATCTGCAATTGGATCTGCCGGCCAGCGGGCCGAACGGGCGGGTTCTGGTGGACGCCAGTGGTGGCACGCTACGGATTCGAGACAAGGAACAGTGGCTGGATTTTCCCTACCAGACCCTGAAGCTGGACAGCCGCCTGACCCCCAAGCGCATCGACACAAACCTGAATTTTGTCGGCGCCCGGCTCGGCGAACTGATGGTCCAGGCACAGATCAACCCATTGCCCGCCAGCAAACCCCTCAGCGGTTCGTTCCGCCTGACCGGCCTGGACCTGTCGGTGGCCCGGCCGTTCGTGCCGATGGTGGAAACCCTCACCGGTCACCTGAACGGTAGTGGCACGTTGTCCGGTGGCTTGCTGGCGCCCCAGGTAAACGGCAGCCTCGTGCTCAGCGAGGGAGAGGTGTCCGGGCCGGAGTTGCCGGTCAGTCTCGAAGACTTGCAGGTGCGGGCCACGATTGCCGGCGAAACGGTACGCCTCGACGGTAGCTGGAAAAGTGGCAAGGGCGGGCACGGCAGCCTGAGCGGCAACATGGGCTGGGGCGAGGCCTTGAGCATGAACCTGGCGCTCAAGGGCGCGCAACTGCCGGTCACCGTGGAGCCCTATGCGGTGCTGGAGGTCGCGCCGGACCTCAACATCACGCTGCACGGCGAGCGGTTGTCGATTGCCGGCAAGGTGCTGGTGCCCAAGGGCGAGATCACCGTCCGCGAATTGCCGCCGTCCACAGTCAAGGTTTCGGACGATGCGGTGATCGTCGGCCACCAGACCGAAGAGGGCAAGGCTCCGATGGCCATGGCGATGGACATCGATGTGATTGTGGGCCAGGAGAAACTCGCGTTTTCCGGCTTCGGCCTGACGGCCAACGTCCAGGGCCAGGTGCACATCGGCGACAACATGGACACCCGTGGCGAACTCTGGCTTAACGACGGCCGTTACCGGGCCTACGGGCAACGGCTGACGGTACGTCGGGCGCGGCTGCTGTTCGCCGGGCCCATCGACCAGCCCTACCTGGACATCGAGGCGATTCGCCAGACCGATGACGTGATCGCCGGCATCCGCTTGAGCGGGAGCGCAGAGCAACCGGTCACGCAAATCTTCTCGGAACCGGCCATGAGCCAGGAGCAGGCGCTGTCCTACCTGGTGCTGGGGCGACCGCTCAGCACCACTGGCGAGGACAACAACATGCTCGCTCAGGCGGCGCTGGGCTTGGGTTTGATGGGCAGTTCGGGGGTGACCACCAGCCTGGCCAGTGATTTGGGCATCCAGGATTTCCAGCTCGACACTCAGGGCAGTGGCAACACCACCAGTGTGGTCGCCAGCGGCAACCTGTCGGAAAAACTCAGCCTGCGCTATGGCGTGGGGGTGTTCGAACCGGCCAACACCATCGCTCTGCGCTACAAGCTCAGCAAAAAGGTCTACCTCGAAGCCGCCAGCGGCGTCGCCAGCTCGCTGGATATCTTCTACAAGCGCGATTTCTAA